The Streptomyces rimosus genomic interval TCGAGGAAGTGGAAGAGTCGACGCATGCAGGTCTGGCCCGGACAGACGTATCCCCTGGGTGCCACGTACGACGGTGCGGGCACCAACTTCGCGGTGTACTCCGAGACGGCGGAACGCATCGAGCTGTCACTGCTGCACGACGACGGCTCGGAGACCGCCGTCGAACTGCGGGAGACCGACGCGTTCGTACGGCACGCCTACCTCCCCGGCATCATGCCGGGGCAGCGGTACGGCTTCCGGGTGCACGGCCCGTACAAGCCGGAACGCGGTCACCGGCACAACTCCGCCAAACTGCTGCTGGACCCGTACGCGAAGGCGGTCAGCGGCAGCATCGACTGGGACGAGGCGGTGTACGGCTACCACTTCGGCAGGCCGGACAGCCGCAACGACCTCGACTCGGCGCCGCACACGATGACGTCGGTCGTGATCAACCCGTACTTCGACTGGGGCGACGACCGCCCCCCGCGCACCGACTACCACGAGACGGTGCTCTACGAGGCGCACGTCAAGGGCCTGACCATGCTCCACCCGGACCTGCCGGACGACCTGCGCGGCAGCTACGCGGCGCTGGCGCACCCCGCGGTCATCGACCACCTGACCGGGCTGGGGGTCACGGCCCTGGAGCTGATGCCGGTCCACCAGTTCGTGCACGACCACCGGCTCGTCGACGCGGGGCTGGCGAACTACTGGGGCTACAACACCATCGGCTTCTTCGCCCCGCACAACGCGTACGCGTCCTGGGGCGACCGCGGGCAGCAGGTGCTGGAATTCAAGTCGGCGGTACGGGCGCTGCACGAGGCCGGTATCGAGGTCATCCTCGACGTGGTCTACAACCACACGGCGGAGGGCAACCACCTCGGCCCCACGCTGTCCTTCCGCGGCCTGGACAACGCCTCGTACTACCGGCTGGTCGCCGACGACCCGCGCTACTACATGGACACCACCGGCACCGGCAACTCGCTGCTGATGCGCAGCCCGCACGTCCTCCAGCTCATCATGGACTCGCTGCGCTACTGGGTGACGGAGATGCGGGTGGACGGGTTCCGCTTCGACCTGGCGGCGACGCTGGCCCGGCAGTTCCACGAGGTGGACCGGCTGTCGTCGTTCTTCGACCTGGTGCAGCAGGACCCGGTGGTCAGCCAGGTCAAGCTGATCGCCGAGCCGTGGGACGTGGGCGAGGGCGGCTATCAGGTGGGGAACTTCCCGCCGCTGTGGACCGAGTGGAACGGCAAGTTCCGCGACACCGTACGGGACCTGTGGCGCGGCGAGCCGCGCACCCTCGCCGAGTTCGGCTCCCGGCTGACCGGCTCCTCCGACCTCTACCAGGGTGACGGCCGGCGCCCGCTCGCCTCCATCAACTTCGTGACCTGCCACGACGGCTTCACCCTGCGCGACCTGGTCAGCTACGACGGCAAGCACAACGAGGCCAACGGCGAGGACAACAAGGACGGCGAGAGCTTCAACCGGTCCTGGAACTGCGGCGCCGAGGGGCCGACGGACGACCCCGCCGTACAGGAGCTGCGGGCCCGCCAGATGCGCAACTTCATGGCCACCCTGATGCTGTCGCAGGGCGTGCCGATGCTCAGCCACGGCGACGAGTTCGGGCGCACCCAGCGCGGCAACAACAACGCGTACTGCCAGGACAACGAGCTGACGTGGGTGCGGTGGCCGGACACCGACGGGGGCGCCGCCGGTACGGAGGCCGGGGAAGGGGGCGAGGGCGAGGGCGAGTCCGGGACCGAAGCCGAGGACGACCCGGAGCTCGCGGCCGTCCGCAAGGAGGACCAGGAGTTCCTCACCTTCGTCCGGCAGATGGTGTGGCTGCGGCGCGATCACCCGGTATTCCGGCGGCGGCGCTTCTTCCACGGCCGCCCCATGGAGGGCACCCACGACGAGCTGTCCGACATCGCCTGGTTCACGGCGGAGGGCGAGGAGATGCGGCAGCGGGACTGGCAGGCGGCGCACGCCAAGTCGCTGACGGTCTTCCTCAACGGCAGCGCGATCACCGAGCCGGGCCCGCGCGGCGAGCGGATCACCGACGACTCCTTCCTGCTGATGTTCAACGCGCACGCGGACGAGCGGGAGTTCACCGTGCCGGTCGACCACGGCCGCCAGTGGCAGGCGGTGGTGGACACCGCCCACCCGGAGGCGGTCGCCGACGGCGGCGGCATCAAGGCTCAGGCCGGCGACCGCCTCGCGCTGCCGGGCCGCAGCATGCTGGTGCTGCAACGGCCTGCATAGGGTCCGGGCTGCCGGTCCGTGACACTGGTCCATGGCGCCGGCCGGGGTACGCCGTGGGCCGTACGGCCGGCTCCGCCATTGCGGTGGTTCCCGATGCTGTCGTACGGCCCGGGCGAGAGGTCCGTTCGGCGTAGTCGGGGTGCCCGGCCCCGGCAGTGTGCAGGGCCTATGGGCGGGGGCCGGCGGTCGGGGAACCGGCGGGGGTCGCCGCCCGGCGCCGTCCTGCGCGTACATCCGGGCCGTCCGGATCGTGCGTACACAGCGCTTCGGTGCCGGGGCGGCCCGGGCCGGATGAAACAACAAGCCGTCCGGCGGGTACGGGTGTTCCCATGACGGCCGAATCCAGTGCGCCACCCACCGCCACGTACCGGCTCCAGCTCCAGCCGGACCTGCCCTTCGCCGCGGCCGAGAAAGCCGTGCCGTACCTTGCCGCGCTGGGCGTCTCGCACCTCCACCTCTCCCCTGTCCTGGAGGCGGTGCCCGGTTCCACACACGGCTACGACGTGGTGGACCACGCGCGGGTGCGGGCCGAGCTGGGCGGCGAGGAGGGGCTGCGCGCGCTGGCCGCGAGGGCCGCGGCGCATGGACTGCGGCTGGTGGTGGACACCGTTCCCAACCACATGGCCGTGCCCGCGCCGGAGTCGCTGAACGCCGCGCTCTGGGCGGTGCTGAGGGACGGCCCCGCAAGTCCGTACGCCCGCTGGTTCGACATCGACTGGGACGGCGGGCACGGCGGGCGGGTGCTGCTGCCGGTGCTGGGCGGGCGGCTGGGCGACGAGCTGGGGAACATCCGGGTCGACGGCGACATACTGCGCTACCACGACCACGCCTTCCCCATCCGCCCCGGCACCGAACGGCTTCCGCTGCCGCGCCTCCTGGACGCGCAGTGGTACCGCCTCGCTTGGTGGCGGCTGGCCCGCAGTGAGATCAACTACCGCCGGTTCTTCACCATTTCGGAGCTGATCGGCGTACGGGTCGAGGACGAGGCGGTCTTCGCGGCGACCCACGCGACGATCCTGCGGCTGCTGCGCGAGGGCGTCGTCGACGGGCTGCGCATCGACCACCCGGACGGCCTGGCCGCCCCGGGCAACTACCTCGCCCGCCTGCACGCCGCCACCGGCGGGCGCTGGACGGTGGTCGAGAAGATCCTGACCGGCCGGGAGCGCCTGCCGGACGGCTGGGCGTGCGCGGGCACCACCGGCTACGACGCGCTGCGGCACCTCGACGGCCTGTTCGTCTGCCCGCTCGGCTCCGGCCGCCTGTTCACCGTCTACCGGGACTTCGTGGCCCCGCTGGCGGACGCGGGCGGCGACTGGGAGGAAACGGTACGCCGCGCCGCCTACGAGGTCGTCACCCACGATCTCGCCGCCGAGGTCGAACGGCTGGTGCGGACCGCGGGGCGGATCAGCGACCAGGCGTCCCACCAGGGCGACCACGCGCCCTGGGCCCTGCGCACCGCCGTCCGGGAGCTGCTGGTCCGGCTGCCCGTCTACCGCCCGTACGCCACCGACCGCGCCGGAGCGCGCGACCCGCGGCGCGGCGAGCAGGACGCGGCGATGCTGGCCGAGGCCGCCGCGCGGGCGCGTGCGGTCTTCCGCTCGCCGCAGGAGGCGCTGGCCGTGGACCTGGTGCGCGATCTGGCGCTCGGCCTGCTCGGGGACGGCCCGGACTGCGAGGACTTCTGCGCCCGCTTCGCCCAGACCTCCTCCGCGCTGCGCGCCAAGTCCGTGGAGGACACCGCCTTCTACCGTTATGTGCCGCTGCTGTCGGCCTGCGAGGTCGGCGCCGACCCGGGGGCGCCCACGGTGGGCGTGGACACCTTCCACGCGTACTGCGCCCGTATCCAGCGGGACTGGCCGCTGACCTCGACGGTGCTCTCGACGCACGACACCAAGCGCAGCGCCGACGTACGGGCGCGGATCGCGGTCCTGACCGAGTGCCCGGAGCGGTGGCGGGACCTGCTGCGCCGGGTGTCCGCCGGGCCTGGCGAGGGTCCGCAGCCGCCGGACCAGCATCTGGCGTGGACGGCCTGGCAGACCGCCTTCGGCTTGGGCAAACCGTCCGCCGAACGGCTGATCCCCTCGGTGCTCAAGGCCGTACGGGAGGCCGGTCTGCACACGTCCTGGACGGAGCAGGACGCCGGGTACGAGGAGGCGGTCGGCGAATTCCTGCGCGCGGGGCCGTGCGGACCGGCGGCGTCCTCGCTCACCGAACTGGCCGCCGATCTCGCGCCGTACATCCGCGCCAACGTGTTGAGCGCGGCGCTGCTCCACCTGACGATGCCCGGCGTGCCCGACCTCTACCAGGGCACCGAGACCGAGTACACCGCGCTGGTGGACCCGGACAACCGCCGCCCGCCGCGGCTGCGCGCCGACCTGCTCACCGAACTGGACGGCGGTGCCGACCCGCAGGACCTCTCCGCGGAGAAGCTGCTGCTGACGGCCAGAGCGCTGCGCCTCCGCCGGGACCATCCCGACTGGTTCGGCGTGGACGGCACGTACACCCCTCTGCACGCGGACGGCTCGGCCGCCGGGCACTGCCTGGCCTTCGCCCGCGCCGGACGTGCCGTGACGGTGGCCACGCGCCTTTCCCTCCGGCTGGCCGAGGACGGCGGCTGGCGCGACACGGAGCTGCACCTTCCGGGTCCGGGCCCGTGGCGGGATCTGCTCACCGGCCGGGAGTGTCCCGAACCGGTGGTCTGCCTGCGCGAGCTGTTGGCGCGGTATCCGGTGGCGTTGCTGGTGGGAGAGGACTGACGGAAGGGGCGTACGGACACGACCGCGGGACGGCTGCCCGGTGCGGAACCGGAGGGGGAACGGCCGTCGTCTGCCCAGTGGTCGAGTCTGAGGAGTACGTACGGTGCGTATCTACATCAGCGCGGACATGGAGGGCGTCACGGGCCTCGTCGACGCCGACGACGTCCAGCCGGGCGGGCGGGACTACGAGCGCGGGCGGCTGATGATGGCGGAGGACGTCAACGCCGCCGTGCGTGGTGCCGTCGCGGCCGGTGCCACGGACATCGTCGTCAACGACGCGCACGGGCCCATGCGCAACCTGCTGCCCGAGGCCCTGCACCCGGCGGCCCGGCTCATCCGCGGCAAGCCCAAGCAGATGGGCATGCTCGAAGGGCTCACGCCGGGGCACGACGCCGTGGTCTGCGTCGGCTACCACGCGCGGGCGGGCACGCTCGGCGTGCTGAGCCACAGCTTCATGGGCCACGAGATCGAGGACATCTGGCTGGACGGCCGCCCCGTGGGCGAAATCGGCCTGGCGCAGGCCACCGCCGCGGCCCTCGGGGTGCCCGTGGTGGCCCTGACCGGTGACGACGGTGCCTGCGCGGAGACGAAGGAGTGGGACGACACGATCGCCACCGTCGCCGTGAAGCAGGCGCACGACCGTTTCGCCGCCGAGCTGCTCCCCGACGCGGAAGCCCGCCGGGCCATCGAGGAGACGGTCGCCGCCGCCCTCTCCACGCCGCCGCGGGCCCCCGGTCCGCCGCCGGACCCGTGCGCCCTGACCGTCCGCTGGCAGTCGGCGTCGGTGGCCGCGACGCTGCTGGGGATACCGGGCGTGACCTCGGTGGACGGCCGGACCGTACGGGCGCGCGGGGCGCTGACCGACCTGTACCGGCTCTTCGGCGTATGGATGCGCGTGGCGGCTTCGCTCACGCATCAGCAGCCGTACTGCTGAGCCTCCCGGAGGAGGTCCACGAAGTGCTCGGCCGCGCCGGTGGGCGGCACCCGGGAGAAGACGGTGATCTCCCGGCG includes:
- the glgX gene encoding glycogen debranching protein GlgX, giving the protein MQVWPGQTYPLGATYDGAGTNFAVYSETAERIELSLLHDDGSETAVELRETDAFVRHAYLPGIMPGQRYGFRVHGPYKPERGHRHNSAKLLLDPYAKAVSGSIDWDEAVYGYHFGRPDSRNDLDSAPHTMTSVVINPYFDWGDDRPPRTDYHETVLYEAHVKGLTMLHPDLPDDLRGSYAALAHPAVIDHLTGLGVTALELMPVHQFVHDHRLVDAGLANYWGYNTIGFFAPHNAYASWGDRGQQVLEFKSAVRALHEAGIEVILDVVYNHTAEGNHLGPTLSFRGLDNASYYRLVADDPRYYMDTTGTGNSLLMRSPHVLQLIMDSLRYWVTEMRVDGFRFDLAATLARQFHEVDRLSSFFDLVQQDPVVSQVKLIAEPWDVGEGGYQVGNFPPLWTEWNGKFRDTVRDLWRGEPRTLAEFGSRLTGSSDLYQGDGRRPLASINFVTCHDGFTLRDLVSYDGKHNEANGEDNKDGESFNRSWNCGAEGPTDDPAVQELRARQMRNFMATLMLSQGVPMLSHGDEFGRTQRGNNNAYCQDNELTWVRWPDTDGGAAGTEAGEGGEGEGESGTEAEDDPELAAVRKEDQEFLTFVRQMVWLRRDHPVFRRRRFFHGRPMEGTHDELSDIAWFTAEGEEMRQRDWQAAHAKSLTVFLNGSAITEPGPRGERITDDSFLLMFNAHADEREFTVPVDHGRQWQAVVDTAHPEAVADGGGIKAQAGDRLALPGRSMLVLQRPA
- the treY gene encoding malto-oligosyltrehalose synthase, whose product is MTAESSAPPTATYRLQLQPDLPFAAAEKAVPYLAALGVSHLHLSPVLEAVPGSTHGYDVVDHARVRAELGGEEGLRALAARAAAHGLRLVVDTVPNHMAVPAPESLNAALWAVLRDGPASPYARWFDIDWDGGHGGRVLLPVLGGRLGDELGNIRVDGDILRYHDHAFPIRPGTERLPLPRLLDAQWYRLAWWRLARSEINYRRFFTISELIGVRVEDEAVFAATHATILRLLREGVVDGLRIDHPDGLAAPGNYLARLHAATGGRWTVVEKILTGRERLPDGWACAGTTGYDALRHLDGLFVCPLGSGRLFTVYRDFVAPLADAGGDWEETVRRAAYEVVTHDLAAEVERLVRTAGRISDQASHQGDHAPWALRTAVRELLVRLPVYRPYATDRAGARDPRRGEQDAAMLAEAAARARAVFRSPQEALAVDLVRDLALGLLGDGPDCEDFCARFAQTSSALRAKSVEDTAFYRYVPLLSACEVGADPGAPTVGVDTFHAYCARIQRDWPLTSTVLSTHDTKRSADVRARIAVLTECPERWRDLLRRVSAGPGEGPQPPDQHLAWTAWQTAFGLGKPSAERLIPSVLKAVREAGLHTSWTEQDAGYEEAVGEFLRAGPCGPAASSLTELAADLAPYIRANVLSAALLHLTMPGVPDLYQGTETEYTALVDPDNRRPPRLRADLLTELDGGADPQDLSAEKLLLTARALRLRRDHPDWFGVDGTYTPLHADGSAAGHCLAFARAGRAVTVATRLSLRLAEDGGWRDTELHLPGPGPWRDLLTGRECPEPVVCLRELLARYPVALLVGED
- a CDS encoding M55 family metallopeptidase gives rise to the protein MRIYISADMEGVTGLVDADDVQPGGRDYERGRLMMAEDVNAAVRGAVAAGATDIVVNDAHGPMRNLLPEALHPAARLIRGKPKQMGMLEGLTPGHDAVVCVGYHARAGTLGVLSHSFMGHEIEDIWLDGRPVGEIGLAQATAAALGVPVVALTGDDGACAETKEWDDTIATVAVKQAHDRFAAELLPDAEARRAIEETVAAALSTPPRAPGPPPDPCALTVRWQSASVAATLLGIPGVTSVDGRTVRARGALTDLYRLFGVWMRVAASLTHQQPYC